Proteins from a genomic interval of Gluconacetobacter diazotrophicus PA1 5:
- a CDS encoding glycosyltransferase, which translates to MAGEAFDVDECRIAVLVPCHNEELAIAQVVHDFRTALPGAVIYVYDNNSTDRTVDVAAAAGAVVRTERLQGKGYVVRRMFADIEADFYVMVDGDATYDAAAAPAMLAMARDEGLDMVNGARVTDREAAYRRGHVLGNKVLTGLVTAVFGHRLSDMLSGYRVFSRRFVKSFPALSAGFETETELTVHALELSMPIGEVATQYVERPEGTVSKLRTYRDGIRILRTIVNLVKQERPLQFFVTLGALLFLLGLGTGVPVVLEFLRTGLVPRLPTAVLATGCMMLAGLALTCGLILDSVTLARREVKRLAYLALPPPARTAP; encoded by the coding sequence ATGGCTGGCGAGGCATTTGACGTGGATGAGTGCAGGATTGCCGTCCTGGTGCCATGCCATAACGAGGAACTGGCCATCGCCCAGGTCGTGCACGATTTTCGCACGGCACTGCCGGGCGCGGTCATCTATGTCTACGACAACAACTCCACCGACCGGACGGTGGACGTCGCCGCGGCGGCCGGGGCGGTGGTGCGGACGGAACGCCTGCAGGGCAAGGGGTATGTCGTCCGGCGCATGTTCGCCGATATCGAGGCCGATTTCTATGTGATGGTCGATGGCGACGCCACCTACGATGCCGCGGCCGCGCCGGCCATGCTGGCCATGGCGCGCGACGAAGGGCTGGACATGGTCAACGGCGCCCGCGTGACGGATCGGGAGGCCGCCTATCGGCGGGGCCATGTGCTGGGCAACAAGGTCCTGACCGGCCTGGTCACGGCGGTCTTCGGCCATCGGCTTTCGGATATGCTGTCGGGCTACCGGGTCTTTTCCCGGCGCTTCGTCAAATCCTTTCCCGCCCTTTCGGCCGGTTTCGAGACCGAGACCGAACTGACGGTGCATGCGCTGGAACTCAGCATGCCGATCGGCGAAGTGGCGACGCAGTATGTCGAACGCCCCGAGGGCACGGTTTCCAAGCTGCGGACCTATCGGGACGGGATCAGGATCCTGCGGACCATCGTCAATCTGGTGAAGCAGGAGCGCCCGTTGCAGTTCTTCGTCACGCTCGGGGCGCTGCTGTTCCTGCTGGGCCTGGGGACCGGCGTGCCCGTCGTGCTGGAATTCCTGCGCACGGGACTGGTGCCCCGGCTGCCGACGGCCGTGCTGGCGACCGGGTGCATGATGCTGGCGGGACTGGCGCTGACCTGCGGCCTGATCCTGGACAGCGTGACCCTGGCGCGGCGGGAGGTGAAGCGGCTGGCCTATCTGGCGCTGCCGCCGCCGGCGCGGACGGCGCCCTGA
- a CDS encoding DUF1328 domain-containing protein, whose amino-acid sequence MLKLALLFLVISIVAGVFGFSGISAASAGIAKILFFIFILAFVIFLLIALLTAKAIL is encoded by the coding sequence ATGTTGAAGCTGGCGCTGCTTTTTCTGGTGATTTCGATCGTGGCCGGAGTGTTCGGGTTTAGCGGTATTTCGGCCGCGTCGGCGGGAATTGCGAAGATCCTGTTTTTCATCTTCATCCTGGCCTTCGTCATCTTCCTGCTGATCGCGCTGCTGACGGCCAAGGCGATCCTGTGA
- a CDS encoding glycosyltransferase, with product MDTSVPCVGPASFWAPQHILESAWLEHAPFAFWLMEKVQPAVFVELGTHAGFSFLAFCQAVQRLRLPTRCYAVDTWAGDEHAGFYGEQVFNTLSGLQGQHYAGFSRLIRAYFHDALVHFTDGEIDLLHIDGRHRYEDVLEDYTTWLPKMSEHGVVLFHDINVREGDFGVWRLWEELRARHPSFEFFHGHGLGVLCPGSRVPPGLRPLLESGTEARVAIREAYSRLGAAVSTQYVLERAHRELNAEIGALHQQLATRAQDEERLRADLSSIQHERDSIQKDLSANIDDLNQQLDARDQEDERLRTDLSSVQGELSITQRDLSSVQNVLALTNTEVAQIRASTTWRATKVARDVGSRLSPRVRHQLRRGAKAVWWAMTPHRMPARLRFRRARAVQHAVFSETPGDPSCPHIAYQPWPASSGTALPNGMPQGTYRLASDPSGYVFVPRRRPDNLDAQIARLAKRPAFSIVVPLYNTPDDLFQRMVGSVLAQWYPHWELILVDDKSPQQSVRDNASKLVDPRIRTILLESNMGISGATNRGLAEAGGDYIVFLDHDDELTDDCLFELAKCIDAEDPDYVYSDEDKIEPDGRFSQPFFKPDWSPDTLMSTMYTCHVSCVRRALLETVGDLRSEFDGSQDWDFVLRVTEAAKRISHVPKVLYHWRIIPQSVASDLNAKPYAVDAGRRARMAALERRGLKGTIEAVPQLAGYFRVNYDVQGTPLVSIIIPTKNNGTVLKNCLDSIFGHSHYRNFEIVLLDNGSTDAATVNYLDSLHANPNVRVIRHDAPFNYSEINNIGVGDAKGSLLLFLNDDTQVISPDWIGRMAGYAQLTHVGAVGAKLLYPDSRKIQHSGVLNLADGPNHAFWSADAYTPGYFARNLLEYDWIAVTGACLMIERTKFDAVGGFDESFPIAYNDVDLCFRLVEHGFYNVVCPGAELFHYESLSRGNDNKNKEKRRRLDQEKNRLYYKNPHFLMHDPFYNPNLGPNDFYFSLS from the coding sequence ATGGACACATCTGTTCCATGTGTTGGTCCGGCCTCCTTCTGGGCACCACAGCATATCCTGGAATCGGCATGGCTGGAGCACGCACCGTTCGCGTTCTGGCTGATGGAGAAGGTTCAGCCGGCCGTCTTCGTCGAACTGGGGACGCATGCCGGGTTCTCGTTCCTCGCGTTCTGCCAGGCGGTCCAGCGGCTCAGGCTGCCGACACGGTGCTATGCGGTCGATACCTGGGCGGGGGACGAGCACGCCGGCTTTTACGGCGAACAGGTATTCAACACCCTGTCCGGCCTTCAGGGGCAGCATTATGCGGGATTCTCGCGACTCATCCGCGCGTATTTCCACGATGCGCTCGTCCATTTCACGGACGGCGAGATCGATCTCCTGCACATCGACGGACGACACCGCTACGAAGATGTCCTCGAGGACTATACGACCTGGCTGCCGAAAATGTCCGAACACGGCGTGGTGCTGTTCCACGACATCAACGTTCGGGAAGGCGATTTCGGGGTCTGGCGCCTGTGGGAGGAACTGCGCGCCAGACACCCGTCATTTGAATTCTTTCACGGGCACGGGCTGGGCGTACTCTGTCCGGGTTCGCGCGTGCCGCCCGGATTGCGCCCGCTGCTGGAGAGCGGCACCGAGGCCCGCGTGGCGATACGCGAAGCCTACTCACGGCTGGGCGCCGCCGTTTCGACCCAGTACGTGCTGGAACGGGCCCACAGGGAACTGAATGCCGAAATCGGCGCCTTGCATCAGCAACTGGCGACCCGTGCCCAGGACGAAGAGCGGCTGCGCGCGGATCTGTCGTCGATCCAGCACGAACGCGACAGCATCCAGAAGGATCTTTCCGCGAATATCGACGACCTGAACCAGCAGTTGGATGCCCGTGACCAGGAGGACGAGCGCCTGCGTACCGACCTGTCGTCGGTTCAAGGCGAACTGTCCATTACCCAACGGGATCTTTCCAGCGTCCAGAACGTGCTGGCGCTGACGAATACCGAGGTCGCGCAGATCCGGGCCAGCACGACCTGGCGCGCCACGAAGGTCGCCCGGGACGTGGGGTCGCGCCTTTCGCCCCGTGTGCGTCACCAGTTGCGGCGCGGTGCCAAGGCGGTGTGGTGGGCCATGACGCCCCATCGGATGCCCGCGCGACTCCGTTTCCGCCGCGCGCGCGCGGTACAGCACGCCGTCTTCAGCGAGACGCCAGGCGACCCGTCCTGCCCGCACATCGCCTATCAGCCCTGGCCGGCATCATCCGGCACCGCACTGCCGAACGGGATGCCGCAAGGCACCTATCGGCTCGCCTCCGACCCGTCGGGCTACGTCTTCGTACCCCGGCGGCGCCCCGACAATCTGGACGCGCAGATCGCGCGCCTGGCGAAGCGCCCCGCATTCTCGATCGTCGTGCCGCTGTACAACACGCCGGACGATCTGTTCCAGCGAATGGTGGGCTCCGTCCTGGCGCAATGGTATCCGCACTGGGAACTGATCCTCGTCGACGACAAGAGTCCGCAGCAATCCGTGCGCGACAATGCGTCGAAGCTCGTCGATCCCCGGATCAGGACCATTCTGCTGGAAAGCAACATGGGAATATCGGGTGCGACCAATCGGGGGCTGGCCGAAGCCGGCGGCGACTACATCGTGTTCCTCGATCACGACGACGAACTGACCGACGACTGCCTGTTCGAACTGGCGAAATGCATCGACGCGGAAGATCCCGACTACGTCTACAGCGACGAGGACAAGATCGAGCCGGACGGGCGTTTCAGCCAGCCGTTCTTCAAGCCCGACTGGTCGCCCGATACGCTGATGAGCACGATGTACACGTGTCACGTGTCGTGCGTGCGCCGCGCGCTGCTCGAAACGGTGGGCGATCTGCGATCGGAATTCGACGGAAGTCAGGATTGGGATTTCGTCCTGCGCGTGACGGAAGCGGCCAAACGCATCTCTCACGTGCCGAAGGTGCTCTATCACTGGCGTATCATCCCGCAATCAGTGGCTTCAGATTTGAATGCGAAGCCTTATGCGGTCGACGCGGGCCGTCGCGCCCGCATGGCGGCGCTCGAACGTCGTGGACTGAAGGGAACGATCGAAGCCGTCCCGCAACTGGCGGGATATTTCCGCGTCAATTATGACGTGCAGGGAACCCCGCTGGTATCCATCATCATTCCCACCAAGAACAACGGGACCGTATTGAAAAACTGTCTCGATTCCATTTTTGGACATTCGCATTACCGAAACTTCGAAATCGTCCTGCTTGATAATGGTTCAACCGACGCGGCAACGGTGAATTACCTGGACTCCCTTCACGCCAACCCGAACGTGCGGGTGATAAGGCATGACGCACCGTTCAACTATTCCGAGATCAACAATATCGGCGTCGGCGATGCGAAGGGCAGCCTATTGCTGTTCCTGAACGACGACACTCAGGTGATCTCACCTGACTGGATCGGACGGATGGCCGGATATGCGCAACTTACGCATGTCGGCGCTGTCGGTGCCAAGCTGTTGTATCCAGACAGCCGGAAAATCCAGCATAGTGGCGTCCTGAATCTGGCGGATGGTCCCAATCACGCCTTTTGGTCTGCCGACGCATACACTCCGGGCTATTTCGCCCGCAATTTGCTCGAATATGACTGGATCGCCGTGACCGGAGCCTGCCTCATGATCGAGCGAACGAAATTTGATGCTGTCGGCGGGTTCGACGAGTCCTTCCCGATCGCCTATAACGACGTCGATCTGTGTTTCCGTCTGGTAGAACACGGCTTCTATAATGTGGTGTGTCCTGGCGCTGAGCTTTTCCATTATGAATCTCTAAGCCGAGGAAATGACAACAAAAACAAAGAAAAACGGCGACGCCTCGATCAGGAAAAAAATCGGCTTTATTATAAAAATCCACATTTCCTGATGCACGATCCTTTCTACAATCCCAATTTGGGACCCAATGATTTTTATTTTTCGCTTTCATGA
- a CDS encoding HAD family hydrolase codes for MVSHLKQSIARADAVSFDVFDTLFVRPLADPEDLFDIIGEKFGIASFRRLRQEAQVRAFQRMRENGQKEITLDGIYACFDSVSVPASVLRDAEYQLELALTLPNPDLMDVFRQTIADKPVVITSDMYLPQAFFDDLFHKHRLQPSATFISSERNATKRDTGELFDRVSQELGIDPGRILHIGDNPLSDVERARQKGLSAYHYVDPTRQQKSSRFPPSASIAGSLIRSIADRPPPGSFTELGFRFGGPAAVGFLDWIVRKSAQDKIDIVLFVSRDGYVLERLARTMPAGTLPRFTYFMGSRVAFTLAATDESNFNTQMEFFLAGAHGLRPIEVLERLGVTPPADRVMDDLGLGAGIVISNDNISRIRDFVGAFRGDILQVCRRNRRGLLNYLKQVGVEPGMRVAMVDVGWNGTTQDAFDLALGKLMQVELFGYYLCLNESDDCRRRRQRLRMDALLSRESIGPERVTAVYANRVAVELFFSAPHDAVIGYQDAIGKDVAIIEDSGRIAIDGHARISTEITDGIEQFALTFRNLCAEIGLVADPLATALPVVDFVESIDAETRGLLASVENFDAWGSTRNQRVALTTYLP; via the coding sequence ATGGTGTCCCACCTGAAGCAGTCCATCGCACGAGCCGACGCCGTCTCTTTCGATGTGTTCGATACGCTGTTCGTCCGCCCGCTTGCCGATCCGGAAGACCTCTTCGACATCATCGGCGAGAAATTCGGCATCGCCTCCTTCCGCCGCCTGCGCCAGGAAGCGCAGGTACGGGCGTTCCAGCGCATGCGGGAGAACGGACAGAAGGAAATCACGCTCGACGGCATCTATGCGTGCTTCGATTCCGTGTCGGTGCCGGCATCCGTGCTGCGCGATGCCGAGTACCAGCTCGAACTCGCCCTGACGCTGCCCAATCCCGATCTCATGGACGTGTTCAGGCAGACGATCGCCGATAAACCCGTCGTCATCACGTCGGATATGTACCTGCCGCAAGCCTTCTTCGACGATCTTTTCCACAAGCACCGGCTGCAGCCCAGCGCGACCTTCATTTCGTCGGAGCGAAACGCAACCAAGCGCGATACCGGTGAACTGTTCGACCGGGTGTCACAGGAACTCGGCATAGACCCGGGGCGCATCCTGCATATCGGGGACAATCCGCTGTCGGACGTGGAACGGGCCAGGCAAAAAGGCCTGTCCGCCTATCATTACGTCGATCCCACACGACAGCAGAAATCCAGTCGCTTTCCCCCGTCGGCATCGATCGCCGGCAGCCTCATCCGCTCGATCGCCGATCGGCCGCCGCCGGGATCGTTTACCGAACTCGGGTTTCGTTTCGGCGGGCCGGCGGCAGTGGGCTTCCTCGACTGGATTGTCCGCAAATCAGCGCAGGACAAGATCGACATCGTGCTGTTCGTATCGCGAGACGGATATGTTCTTGAACGCCTCGCCCGCACGATGCCCGCGGGGACCTTGCCGCGTTTCACCTATTTCATGGGCTCGCGCGTCGCCTTTACGCTCGCCGCCACCGACGAGTCCAACTTCAATACGCAGATGGAATTCTTCCTTGCGGGCGCACATGGATTGCGGCCGATCGAGGTGCTGGAGCGGCTGGGCGTCACGCCACCGGCCGACCGGGTGATGGATGACCTCGGCCTCGGAGCCGGAATCGTCATCAGCAATGACAATATCAGCCGCATCCGGGATTTCGTGGGCGCCTTCCGCGGAGACATCCTGCAGGTATGCCGTCGCAACCGGCGCGGCCTCCTCAACTACCTCAAACAGGTGGGCGTTGAACCGGGCATGCGCGTCGCCATGGTCGATGTGGGCTGGAACGGAACGACGCAGGATGCCTTCGACCTCGCCCTCGGCAAGCTGATGCAGGTCGAACTGTTCGGCTACTACCTGTGCCTGAACGAATCGGATGATTGCCGGCGGCGGCGGCAAAGACTGAGGATGGACGCCCTGCTGTCGCGCGAATCAATCGGCCCGGAACGGGTAACCGCCGTTTATGCCAATCGTGTCGCCGTCGAACTGTTCTTCTCGGCACCCCATGACGCCGTCATCGGCTACCAGGATGCGATTGGAAAGGATGTCGCCATCATCGAGGATTCCGGGCGAATTGCCATTGATGGCCATGCCCGAATTTCGACGGAGATCACGGACGGCATCGAACAGTTCGCGCTGACATTCCGTAATCTTTGCGCCGAGATCGGCCTTGTTGCCGATCCGCTGGCGACTGCACTGCCGGTTGTGGACTTTGTCGAATCGATTGACGCGGAAACGCGCGGCTTACTGGCGTCCGTCGAAAATTTCGATGCATGGGGCAGTACGCGAAACCAGCGCGTCGCGCTGACGACATACCTGCCGTAA